From Streptomyces qinzhouensis, one genomic window encodes:
- the hpnC gene encoding squalene synthase HpnC, translating to MSGHQQPRVPRPADPARATLSKAAAENFPVAPFFLPSAWRDDLMALYGYARLVDDIGDGDLDPGGADLRALGVGPGSAGDRLAALDAFEADLRRAFAAAGRPVPAADAAVAGEGPDGPPRHPLLRGLVPAVRRHALTPEPFFGLIAANRQDQRVRRYASYGELLAYCELSANPVGNLVLQVSGTLTPERLRRSDAVCTGLQIVEHLQDVREDLDRDRIYLPADDLRRFHVTEADLAAPAASASVRSLIAYQADRARKLLLEGVPLVGSVRGRLRLLLAGFVGGGLAAVDAIATAGFDVLSGPPKPARTQLLRSVGAVMHRARREG from the coding sequence ATGAGCGGACACCAGCAGCCCCGTGTGCCCCGTCCGGCGGACCCGGCCCGGGCGACTCTCTCCAAGGCCGCGGCCGAGAACTTCCCCGTGGCCCCCTTCTTCCTGCCGTCCGCCTGGCGCGACGATCTGATGGCCCTGTACGGCTACGCCCGGCTGGTCGACGACATCGGTGACGGCGATCTCGACCCGGGCGGGGCGGATCTGCGCGCCCTCGGGGTCGGACCCGGCTCGGCCGGTGACCGGCTCGCCGCCCTCGACGCCTTCGAGGCCGATCTGCGGCGCGCCTTCGCCGCGGCCGGCCGGCCCGTGCCCGCCGCTGACGCCGCCGTGGCCGGGGAGGGTCCGGACGGGCCGCCCCGCCATCCGCTGCTGCGCGGCCTGGTGCCCGCCGTACGCCGCCACGCCCTGACCCCCGAGCCCTTCTTCGGCCTGATCGCCGCCAACCGGCAGGACCAGCGGGTCCGGCGGTACGCGAGCTACGGTGAGCTCCTCGCGTACTGCGAACTCTCCGCGAACCCCGTGGGGAATCTGGTGCTCCAGGTCAGCGGCACCCTGACCCCGGAGCGGCTGCGCCGTTCCGACGCGGTCTGCACCGGCCTCCAGATCGTGGAGCATCTCCAGGACGTGCGCGAGGATCTGGACCGCGACCGTATCTATCTGCCCGCCGACGACCTTCGGCGGTTCCATGTCACCGAGGCCGATCTGGCAGCCCCGGCCGCGTCCGCGTCGGTACGCAGCCTCATCGCGTACCAGGCCGACCGGGCCCGGAAGCTGCTGCTTGAAGGAGTTCCGCTGGTGGGCAGCGTGCGGGGCCGGCTGAGGCTGCTGCTCGCCGGTTTCGTGGGCGGCGGACTCGCCGCCGTCGACGCGATCGCGACCGCCGGATTCGACGTCCTGTCCGGGCCGCCCAAGCCCGCCAGGACACAGTTGCTGCGCTCGGTGGGGGCCGTGATGCATCGAGCGCGTAGAGAGGGGTGA
- a CDS encoding CDP-alcohol phosphatidyltransferase family protein, whose product MPRPSVAELRPVVHPEGVKDRRSGEHWAGRLYMREISLHVDRYVVNTRITPNQLTYLMVVVGVIGGAALLIPGLTGAILAAVLFQIYLLLDCVDGEVARWRKQTSVTGVYLDRIGHYLCEAALLVGFGIRGADVLGDGRAEWLWAFLGTVAALGAILIKAETDLVDVARQRSGLAAVKDEAAVPRSSGLALARRAAAALKFHRLVGGIEASLFILAAAVLDMIQGDLFFTRLGIAILAGIAVLQTLLHLVSILASSRLK is encoded by the coding sequence ATGCCAAGACCATCCGTAGCTGAACTCCGCCCGGTCGTTCACCCGGAGGGTGTGAAGGACCGGCGCAGCGGCGAGCACTGGGCCGGGCGCCTGTACATGCGGGAGATCTCCCTCCACGTCGACCGCTATGTGGTCAACACCCGCATCACCCCCAACCAACTGACCTATCTGATGGTCGTGGTCGGGGTGATAGGCGGGGCCGCGCTGCTCATCCCCGGGCTGACCGGCGCGATCCTGGCGGCGGTGCTGTTCCAGATCTATCTGCTGCTCGACTGTGTCGACGGTGAGGTGGCCCGCTGGCGCAAGCAGACCTCGGTCACCGGTGTCTATCTCGACCGGATCGGCCACTATCTCTGCGAGGCGGCCCTGCTGGTCGGCTTCGGCATCCGGGGCGCCGACGTTCTCGGCGACGGGCGCGCGGAGTGGCTGTGGGCGTTCCTCGGCACGGTCGCCGCCCTGGGCGCGATCCTGATCAAGGCCGAGACCGACCTGGTCGACGTGGCCCGCCAGCGCAGCGGACTGGCCGCGGTCAAGGACGAGGCGGCGGTGCCGCGCTCCTCCGGTCTGGCCCTGGCCCGCAGGGCGGCGGCGGCGCTGAAGTTCCACCGTCTCGTCGGCGGGATCGAGGCCAGCCTCTTCATCCTGGCCGCCGCGGTGCTGGACATGATCCAGGGGGATCTGTTCTTCACCCGTCTCGGGATCGCGATCCTCGCCGGGATCGCCGTACTCCAGACCCTGCTGCATCTGGTGTCGATCCTGGCCTCCAGCCGCCTGAAGTGA
- the galE gene encoding UDP-glucose 4-epimerase GalE: MTWLITGGAGYIGAHVVRAMAGAGEKVVVLDDVSSGIVGRLPAEVPLVRGTVSDPGLLADTLRDHGVTGVVHLAAKKQVGESVEQPLRYYRENVHGLTVLLEAVVEAGVRRFLFSSSAAVYGIPDQELIAETAPCVPINPYGETKLAGEWLVRAAGRAHGIETACLRYFNVAGTARPELSDTGVFNIIPMFFDRISRGEAPRIFGDDYPTPDGTCVRDYIHVADLADAHLTVARRLAREQGTGDLTVNIGRGVGVSVRELADLVAEVTGFDGEPVIGPRRPGDAARAVAAVDLIARELGWSARHGVREMVESAWQGWLLRRPEAC, translated from the coding sequence ATGACATGGCTGATCACGGGTGGGGCGGGCTATATCGGCGCGCATGTGGTGCGGGCGATGGCCGGGGCCGGGGAGAAGGTCGTCGTCCTCGACGATGTGTCCTCGGGGATCGTCGGACGGCTGCCCGCCGAGGTTCCGCTGGTGCGCGGCACCGTATCGGACCCGGGGCTGCTGGCGGACACCCTCCGCGACCACGGGGTGACCGGAGTGGTCCATCTCGCGGCGAAGAAGCAGGTCGGGGAGTCCGTCGAGCAGCCGCTGCGCTACTACCGCGAGAATGTGCACGGGCTGACCGTGCTGCTGGAGGCGGTCGTCGAGGCCGGGGTGCGGCGCTTCCTCTTCTCCTCGTCGGCGGCGGTGTACGGGATCCCGGACCAGGAGCTGATCGCGGAGACGGCGCCGTGCGTGCCCATCAATCCGTACGGCGAGACCAAGCTCGCCGGGGAGTGGCTGGTCCGCGCGGCCGGCCGGGCGCACGGAATCGAGACGGCCTGTCTGCGCTACTTCAATGTCGCGGGCACGGCCCGGCCCGAGCTGTCGGACACCGGGGTCTTCAACATCATCCCGATGTTCTTCGACCGGATCAGCCGCGGCGAGGCGCCCCGGATCTTCGGCGACGACTATCCGACGCCGGACGGCACCTGCGTCCGTGACTACATCCATGTCGCGGACCTCGCCGACGCGCATCTGACGGTGGCCCGCAGGCTGGCCCGTGAGCAGGGCACCGGGGACCTCACGGTGAACATCGGACGGGGTGTGGGTGTCTCCGTGCGGGAGCTGGCGGATCTGGTGGCCGAGGTCACCGGGTTCGACGGGGAGCCGGTGATCGGTCCGCGCCGGCCCGGGGACGCGGCCCGCGCCGTGGCCGCGGTGGACCTGATCGCCCGGGAACTGGGCTGGAGCGCGCGCCACGGGGTGCGCGAGATGGTCGAGTCCGCGTGGCAGGGCTGGCTGCTCCGGCGGCCCGAAGCGTGTTAG
- the hpnD gene encoding presqualene diphosphate synthase HpnD has protein sequence MDVPASVSAAVQAAYSYCETVTGAQARNFAYGIRLLPADKRQAMSALYAFSRRVDDIGDGPLGDAEKRERLEGTREVLDRVRRGAVSEDDTDPVAVALADAAARFPIPLEGLDELIDGVLMDVRGETYETWDDLRVYCRCVAGAIGRLSLGVFGTQPGVPGVERAAEYADTLGLALQLTNILRDVREDAANGRVYLPADDLAKFGCSAGFHTATPPPGADFTGLVHFEVRRARALFAEGYRLLPMLDRRSGACVAAMAGIYRRLLDRIAADPEAVLRGRVSLPGHEKAYVAIRGLSGIDTRHISRQSLRGRA, from the coding sequence ATGGACGTACCGGCCAGTGTGTCGGCGGCGGTGCAGGCCGCATACAGCTACTGCGAGACCGTCACGGGAGCACAGGCCCGTAACTTCGCCTACGGGATCAGACTCCTGCCGGCCGACAAGCGGCAGGCGATGTCCGCGCTGTACGCGTTCTCCCGGCGGGTGGACGATATCGGCGACGGACCGCTCGGCGACGCCGAGAAGCGGGAGCGCCTCGAGGGGACCCGGGAGGTCCTCGACCGGGTGCGCCGCGGAGCCGTGTCCGAGGACGACACCGACCCGGTCGCGGTCGCCCTCGCGGACGCCGCCGCGCGTTTCCCGATCCCCCTGGAGGGCCTCGACGAGCTCATCGACGGCGTCCTGATGGACGTGCGCGGTGAGACGTACGAGACCTGGGACGACCTCCGGGTGTACTGCCGCTGTGTCGCGGGCGCCATCGGACGGCTCTCGCTGGGCGTGTTCGGCACCCAGCCCGGGGTACCGGGCGTCGAACGGGCGGCCGAGTACGCCGACACCCTGGGGCTCGCCCTGCAACTCACCAACATCCTGCGGGACGTTCGCGAGGACGCCGCCAACGGCCGGGTCTATCTGCCCGCCGACGATCTGGCCAAGTTCGGCTGCTCGGCGGGCTTCCACACCGCCACACCGCCGCCCGGCGCCGATTTCACCGGCCTGGTCCACTTCGAGGTGCGCCGCGCCCGTGCCCTCTTCGCCGAGGGCTACCGGCTGCTGCCGATGCTCGACCGGCGCAGTGGTGCCTGCGTCGCCGCGATGGCCGGGATCTACCGGCGGCTGCTGGACCGGATCGCCGCCGATCCCGAGGCGGTGCTCCGCGGCCGGGTCTCGCTGCCGGGACACGAGAAGGCGTATGTCGCCATCCGCGGACTGTCCGGGATCGACACCCGGCACATCAGCCGCCAGAGCCTCAGGGGGCGTGCTTGA
- a CDS encoding sugar phosphate nucleotidyltransferase, whose translation MIGLVLAAGAGRRLRPYTDTLPKALVPVDGERTVLDLTLANFAEIGLTEAAIVVGYRKEAVYERKEALEAAYGLKLTLVENDKAEEWNNAYSLWCAREVLKRGVILANGDTVHPVSVERTLLAARGDGQKIILALDTVKKLADEEMKVVAEDGLGVRRITKLMDPADATGEYIGVTLIEPEAAEELADALKATFERDPDLYYEDGYQELVNRGFTVSTAPIGDVKWVEIDNHDDLTKGREIACQY comes from the coding sequence ATGATCGGCCTCGTACTGGCAGCCGGTGCCGGACGGCGTCTTCGCCCCTACACCGACACGCTTCCGAAGGCCCTCGTGCCGGTCGACGGCGAACGGACGGTCCTCGACCTGACCCTCGCCAACTTCGCCGAGATCGGACTCACCGAGGCCGCGATCGTGGTCGGCTACCGCAAGGAGGCCGTCTACGAGCGCAAGGAGGCCCTGGAGGCCGCGTACGGGCTGAAGCTCACCCTCGTCGAGAACGACAAGGCGGAGGAGTGGAACAACGCCTACTCCCTGTGGTGCGCCCGTGAGGTGCTGAAGCGGGGCGTCATCCTCGCCAACGGCGACACCGTCCACCCCGTCTCCGTCGAGCGCACGCTGCTCGCCGCCCGCGGCGACGGACAGAAGATCATCCTCGCCCTCGACACGGTGAAGAAGCTCGCCGACGAGGAGATGAAGGTCGTCGCCGAGGACGGTCTCGGGGTGCGCCGGATCACCAAGCTGATGGACCCGGCCGACGCCACCGGCGAGTACATCGGGGTCACCCTCATCGAGCCCGAGGCGGCCGAGGAACTGGCGGACGCGCTGAAGGCCACCTTCGAGCGCGACCCCGACCTGTACTACGAGGACGGCTACCAGGAGCTGGTGAACCGCGGCTTCACCGTCTCCACCGCCCCCATCGGCGATGTGAAGTGGGTCGAGATCGACAACCACGACGACCTCACGAAGGGCCGTGAGATCGCGTGCCAGTACTGA
- a CDS encoding iron-containing alcohol dehydrogenase family protein, with protein sequence MPVLTRLIPSPVVVDIRPGALDDLAVILADQRISSSGTLAIAISGGSGRALRERLEPALPGAHWYEVAGGTIDEAVKLADSIKGKRYDAVVGLGGGKILDVAKYAAARVGLPMVAVATNLAHDGICSPVATLDNDNGRGSYGLPTPIATVIDLDVIRDAPDRYIRSGIGDTISNLSAIADWELSQRINGEKVDGLAAAMARTAGESVLRHPGGIGDDAFLTVLAEALVLTGIAISISGDTRPSSGACHEISHAFDLLYPQRAASHGEQVGIGAAFAMHLRGDRERSGLFADVLRRHGLPVLPEDIGFGPEEFVEAVAYAPQTRPGRFTILEHLDLTTDQIRDAYADYAKTIRS encoded by the coding sequence GTGCCAGTACTGACCCGGCTGATCCCCTCGCCGGTCGTCGTCGATATCCGCCCCGGCGCCCTGGACGATCTCGCGGTCATCCTCGCCGACCAGCGGATCTCGTCCTCCGGCACGCTCGCCATCGCGATCAGCGGCGGCTCGGGCCGGGCCCTGCGGGAGCGGCTGGAGCCGGCCCTGCCGGGCGCGCACTGGTACGAGGTCGCGGGCGGCACCATCGACGAGGCCGTGAAACTGGCCGACTCGATCAAGGGCAAGCGGTACGACGCGGTGGTCGGCCTCGGCGGCGGCAAGATCCTCGACGTGGCCAAGTACGCGGCCGCCCGGGTCGGCCTGCCGATGGTCGCGGTGGCCACCAATCTGGCCCACGACGGCATCTGCTCCCCGGTCGCCACTCTCGACAACGACAACGGCCGCGGTTCGTACGGTCTGCCGACCCCGATCGCCACCGTCATCGACCTGGACGTGATCCGGGACGCTCCGGACCGCTACATCCGCTCCGGCATCGGCGACACCATCTCCAATCTGTCGGCGATCGCCGACTGGGAGCTGTCACAGCGGATCAACGGCGAGAAGGTCGACGGTCTGGCCGCCGCCATGGCCCGTACGGCGGGGGAGTCGGTCCTGCGCCACCCCGGCGGCATCGGCGACGACGCCTTCCTCACGGTCCTCGCCGAGGCCCTGGTGCTGACCGGGATCGCCATCTCCATCAGCGGCGACACCCGCCCCTCGTCCGGCGCCTGCCACGAGATCAGCCACGCCTTCGACCTGCTGTATCCGCAGCGGGCCGCCAGCCACGGCGAACAGGTCGGCATCGGTGCCGCCTTCGCCATGCATCTGCGCGGCGACCGGGAGCGGTCCGGCCTCTTCGCCGATGTGCTGCGCCGCCACGGGCTTCCGGTGCTCCCCGAGGACATCGGGTTCGGCCCGGAGGAGTTCGTCGAGGCGGTGGCGTACGCGCCGCAGACCCGCCCCGGCCGTTTCACCATCCTGGAACACCTCGACCTCACCACCGACCAGATCAGGGACGCGTACGCCGACTATGCCAAGACCATCCGTAGCTGA
- a CDS encoding DUF5941 domain-containing protein: MSTAILTGPPVPGSSLDGDLRSLGFDVRVASNPTDPTDPAATAALLAAVPPTERVALVDSRFVGHVHALRLALTDPRFPAAAVPGALTARPEARAALTRALTAGTAPAAAEAAGGTVQAAVKAAERTAERTEPLPDALAAALEDTGTAVHRPELGSLVATVPGDPQDRNEARQAVAAVDDEAVRLRSAVKARDGFFTTYAISPYSRYLARWCARRGFTPNQVTTASLITALIAAGAAATGTRGGFVAAGLLLLFSFVLDCTDGQLARYSLQYSTMGAWLDATFDRAKEYAYYAGLALGAARGGDDVWALALAAMVLQTCRHVVDFSFNEANHDAVSNTSPTAALSDRLDSVGWTVWVRRMIVLPIGERWAMIAVLTAVATPRIVFYALLIGCAFAACYTTAGRLLRSVTRKARRTDRAAQALADLADSGPLAEAVARAGRRIAAKLPEFAVPVLALLGGAAVVTTAALAPYGSWAPVAAAAVYVLTSGLAVARPLKGALDWLVPPVFRAAEYGTVLALAARADVPGALPAAFGLVAAVAYHHYDTVYRIRGGSGAPPRLLVRLTGGHEGRTLAVALLAALLTGAGFTIALTVLAVAVALVVLVESVRFWVSSAAPAVHDEGEPA; the protein is encoded by the coding sequence CTGTCGACCGCCATCCTCACCGGTCCGCCCGTACCCGGATCGTCACTCGATGGCGATCTGCGGTCCCTGGGCTTCGACGTCCGGGTCGCATCCAACCCCACTGACCCCACTGACCCCGCCGCGACCGCCGCGCTGCTCGCCGCCGTCCCCCCGACCGAGCGGGTCGCGCTGGTCGACTCGCGCTTCGTCGGACATGTGCACGCGCTGCGGCTCGCGCTCACCGACCCCCGCTTCCCCGCCGCCGCCGTGCCGGGCGCGCTGACCGCGCGCCCCGAGGCCCGGGCCGCGCTGACCCGGGCGCTGACCGCCGGGACCGCGCCGGCCGCCGCTGAGGCCGCGGGCGGCACCGTACAAGCCGCCGTGAAAGCCGCTGAACGGACCGCCGAGCGGACGGAGCCGCTGCCCGACGCCCTCGCGGCCGCGCTGGAGGACACCGGCACCGCCGTCCACCGGCCCGAGCTGGGATCGCTGGTGGCGACCGTCCCCGGCGACCCGCAGGACCGCAACGAGGCCCGGCAGGCCGTCGCCGCCGTCGACGACGAGGCCGTACGGCTGCGCTCCGCGGTCAAGGCCCGGGACGGTTTCTTCACGACCTACGCGATCAGCCCGTACTCCCGCTACCTCGCCCGCTGGTGCGCCCGCCGCGGCTTCACACCCAACCAGGTCACCACCGCCTCCCTGATCACCGCGCTGATCGCGGCCGGGGCCGCGGCGACCGGCACCCGCGGCGGCTTCGTCGCGGCCGGCCTGCTGCTGCTCTTCTCCTTCGTCCTGGACTGCACGGACGGGCAGCTCGCCCGCTACTCGCTCCAGTACTCGACGATGGGTGCCTGGCTGGACGCGACCTTCGACCGGGCCAAGGAGTACGCCTACTACGCGGGCCTCGCCCTCGGCGCCGCCCGCGGCGGTGACGACGTATGGGCACTGGCGCTGGCCGCGATGGTCCTCCAGACCTGCCGCCATGTCGTGGACTTCTCCTTCAACGAGGCCAACCACGACGCGGTCTCCAACACCAGCCCCACCGCCGCCCTCTCCGACCGCCTCGACAGCGTCGGCTGGACGGTGTGGGTGCGCCGGATGATCGTGCTGCCGATCGGCGAGCGCTGGGCCATGATCGCCGTGCTGACCGCCGTGGCCACCCCCCGGATCGTCTTCTACGCCCTTCTGATCGGCTGCGCCTTCGCCGCCTGCTACACCACCGCGGGACGGCTGCTGCGCTCCGTGACCCGCAAGGCCCGCAGGACCGACCGGGCCGCGCAGGCCCTGGCGGACCTCGCCGACTCCGGCCCGCTCGCCGAGGCCGTCGCCCGCGCCGGGCGCCGTATCGCGGCGAAGCTGCCCGAGTTCGCCGTGCCGGTCCTCGCCCTGCTCGGCGGTGCCGCCGTGGTCACCACCGCGGCCCTGGCCCCCTACGGCTCCTGGGCCCCCGTCGCCGCCGCCGCGGTCTACGTCCTCACCTCCGGCCTGGCCGTCGCCCGCCCCCTCAAGGGCGCCCTCGACTGGCTGGTCCCCCCGGTCTTCCGGGCCGCCGAGTACGGCACGGTCCTGGCACTGGCGGCCCGCGCGGACGTCCCCGGGGCGCTCCCCGCGGCCTTCGGCCTGGTCGCGGCGGTCGCCTACCATCACTACGACACGGTGTACCGCATCCGTGGCGGCTCCGGCGCGCCCCCGCGCCTGCTGGTCAGGCTGACCGGCGGACACGAGGGCCGCACCCTGGCCGTCGCGCTGCTGGCCGCCCTGCTCACGGGCGCCGGCTTCACCATCGCGCTGACGGTGCTCGCGGTCGCCGTCGCCCTCGTGGTGCTGGTGGAGAGCGTTCGTTTCTGGGTGTCCTCCGCCGCCCCCGCAGTACACGACGAAGGAGAACCCGCATGA
- a CDS encoding ABC transporter permease yields the protein MSDTTPGGATAPARTSVDDQLTSTQLAAKYGLSVSGARPSLVQYIRQLWGRRHFILAFSQAKLTAQYSQAKLGQLWQVVTPLLNAAVYYFIFGLILNADRGMSQEVFIPFLVTGVFVFTFTQSSVMAGVKSISGNLGLVRALHFPRASLPISLALQQLQQLMFSMAVLLVIVVSFGSFPSLSWLLILPALVLQFGFNTGLALVMARLGSKTPDLAQLMPFIMRTWMYASGVMFSIPVMLADKPAWIADVLQWNPAAIYMDLIRFALIDGYGSENLPPHVWAFALGWAVLFGVVGFVYFWKAEERYGRG from the coding sequence GTGAGTGACACAACCCCCGGCGGCGCGACGGCGCCCGCCCGTACGTCCGTGGACGACCAGCTGACCTCGACGCAGCTCGCCGCCAAGTACGGTCTTTCGGTCAGCGGTGCGCGGCCGAGTCTGGTCCAGTACATCCGGCAGTTGTGGGGCCGGCGGCACTTCATTCTGGCGTTTTCGCAGGCCAAGCTGACCGCGCAGTACAGTCAGGCGAAGCTCGGGCAGTTGTGGCAAGTGGTGACTCCGCTGCTGAACGCGGCGGTGTACTACTTCATCTTCGGGCTGATCCTCAATGCCGACCGGGGCATGAGCCAGGAGGTCTTCATTCCCTTCCTGGTCACGGGTGTGTTCGTGTTCACCTTCACCCAGAGTTCGGTGATGGCGGGAGTGAAGTCGATCTCCGGCAATCTGGGTCTGGTACGGGCGCTGCACTTCCCCCGGGCCTCGCTGCCGATCTCGCTGGCGCTCCAGCAGTTGCAGCAGCTCATGTTCTCGATGGCGGTCCTCTTGGTGATCGTCGTCTCCTTCGGCAGTTTCCCCTCGCTGTCGTGGCTGCTGATCCTGCCCGCGCTCGTGCTCCAGTTCGGGTTCAACACGGGTCTGGCGCTGGTCATGGCGCGGCTGGGCAGCAAGACTCCGGACCTGGCGCAGTTGATGCCGTTCATCATGCGGACCTGGATGTACGCGTCCGGTGTGATGTTCTCCATCCCGGTGATGCTGGCGGACAAGCCGGCGTGGATCGCCGATGTCCTTCAGTGGAACCCGGCCGCGATCTACATGGACCTGATCCGGTTCGCCCTCATCGACGGCTACGGCTCCGAGAACCTGCCGCCGCATGTGTGGGCGTTCGCGCTGGGCTGGGCGGTGCTCTTCGGCGTCGTCGGGTTCGTGTACTTCTGGAAGGCGGAGGAGCGCTACGGCCGCGGCTGA